A single Brucella intermedia LMG 3301 DNA region contains:
- the ispH gene encoding 4-hydroxy-3-methylbut-2-enyl diphosphate reductase yields MTDQRPPLEIRLCGPRGFCAGVDRAIQIVVLALKKYGAPVYVRHEIVHNRYVVEGLQSRGAIFVEELDEIPTEHRDQPVVFSAHGVPKSVPADAEAKNLFYLDATCPLVSKVHKQAMRHQRLGRHVILIGHSGHPEVIGTMGQLPDGAVTLIETVEDARNCHFDDENNLGFVTQTTLSVDDTAGIIEELQARFPNLSAPAAESICYATTNRQDAVRSAAPGCDLFLIVGAPNSSNSKRLVEVAEKAGARMSMLVQRAADIEWDRIDDISVVGLSAGASAPEIIVDEIIDAFKARFNVKIELAETTVETENFLVNREIRDVELTVQDMAFVNGEHRVVGIPKLMPKIIQGK; encoded by the coding sequence ATGACCGATCAGCGACCACCACTGGAAATCCGCCTTTGCGGCCCCCGCGGCTTTTGCGCCGGGGTTGACCGGGCAATCCAGATCGTCGTGCTGGCGCTGAAGAAATATGGCGCGCCGGTCTATGTTCGCCATGAAATCGTACATAACCGCTATGTGGTCGAGGGCTTGCAGTCTCGCGGCGCGATTTTTGTCGAAGAACTGGATGAGATTCCTACAGAACACCGCGATCAGCCGGTGGTCTTTTCCGCCCATGGCGTGCCGAAGTCCGTGCCAGCGGATGCAGAGGCAAAGAACCTCTTTTATCTCGATGCAACCTGCCCCCTTGTCTCCAAGGTGCACAAGCAGGCCATGCGCCATCAGCGTCTTGGCCGCCATGTGATCCTGATTGGTCACTCTGGCCATCCTGAAGTGATCGGAACCATGGGGCAATTGCCCGATGGCGCGGTAACGCTGATCGAAACGGTCGAGGATGCGCGCAACTGCCATTTCGATGACGAGAACAATCTCGGTTTCGTGACCCAGACGACGCTTTCAGTCGACGACACGGCTGGCATTATCGAAGAATTGCAGGCCCGTTTTCCAAACCTTTCGGCTCCGGCAGCGGAATCGATCTGTTATGCCACGACCAACCGGCAGGATGCGGTGCGATCCGCCGCCCCGGGCTGCGATCTGTTTCTGATCGTCGGGGCGCCGAATTCTTCCAATTCCAAGCGTCTTGTCGAAGTGGCGGAGAAGGCCGGGGCGCGCATGTCGATGCTGGTTCAGCGTGCGGCCGACATCGAATGGGACCGCATCGACGATATATCGGTCGTGGGCCTGTCGGCAGGAGCTTCAGCACCTGAAATCATCGTCGATGAGATCATCGATGCCTTCAAGGCCCGGTTCAATGTGAAGATCGAACTGGCCGAAACCACGGTTGAAACCGAGAACTTCCTTGTGAATCGCGAGATTCGCGATGTGGAACTGACGGTGCAGGACATGGCATTCGTCAACGGAGAGCACCGGGTGGTAGGCATTCCAAAATTAATGCCCAAGATCATACAAGGGAAATAA
- a CDS encoding homoserine kinase, protein MAVYTDINEIELGFFLQQYDIGTLTSYKGIAEGVENSNYLLHTTSGSFILTLYEKRTNREDLPFFLGLMQHLASRGLECPQPVVRRDGTTIGELAGRSAAIVTFLEGMWMRRPTVEHCEAVGEGLAHMHLAGADFSLRRRNGLTLSDWRPLWNLSRERADRVEPGLVREAEADLDFLEENWPADLPQGVIHADLFPDNVFFLGDRLSGFIDFYFACTDILAYDVAVCLNAWCFEKDFSFNRTKGAALLRGYNSVRPLSVAEADALPVLARGAAIRFMLTRLYDWLNVPEGSFVVKKDPMEYVRKMRFHRQIETAAEYGLEPQGAAA, encoded by the coding sequence ATGGCCGTCTATACGGATATCAATGAAATCGAGCTTGGCTTCTTCCTGCAGCAGTATGATATCGGCACATTGACATCTTACAAAGGCATCGCGGAAGGGGTGGAGAACTCCAATTATCTTCTGCACACGACTTCGGGCTCGTTCATCCTGACGCTTTATGAAAAGCGCACCAATCGGGAAGACCTGCCGTTCTTTCTCGGCCTGATGCAGCATCTGGCTAGCCGCGGGCTTGAATGTCCGCAGCCGGTGGTTCGTCGCGACGGCACGACAATCGGCGAGCTCGCCGGGCGGTCGGCTGCTATCGTTACTTTTCTCGAAGGCATGTGGATGCGCCGCCCGACGGTCGAGCATTGCGAAGCTGTCGGCGAAGGACTGGCCCATATGCATCTGGCTGGCGCTGATTTCTCGCTGCGTCGCCGCAATGGCCTGACGCTTTCCGACTGGCGGCCGTTGTGGAATTTGTCGCGTGAACGCGCCGATAGGGTGGAACCGGGTCTTGTCCGCGAGGCGGAGGCTGATCTGGATTTTCTGGAGGAAAACTGGCCCGCCGATCTGCCGCAAGGCGTGATCCACGCCGATCTCTTCCCGGATAATGTCTTTTTCCTCGGCGACAGGCTTTCCGGGTTCATCGATTTCTATTTCGCCTGCACTGATATTCTGGCTTACGACGTTGCCGTCTGCCTGAATGCCTGGTGCTTTGAAAAGGATTTTTCCTTCAATCGCACCAAGGGCGCAGCGCTTCTGCGCGGCTATAATTCCGTTCGCCCGCTATCCGTGGCGGAAGCCGATGCGCTTCCGGTTCTGGCGCGTGGGGCGGCTATCCGCTTCATGCTCACCCGGCTTTATGACTGGCTGAATGTCCCGGAAGGCAGTTTCGTGGTCAAGAAGGACCCGATGGAATATGTGCGCAAGATGCGCTTCCACCGACAGATCGAAACCGCTGCTGAATACGGCCTGGAGCCGCAAGGAGCAGCGGCGTGA
- the rnhA gene encoding ribonuclease HI translates to MKRIEAFTDGACSGNPGPGGWGAILRWNGNVKELKGGEADTTNNRMELMAAISALSALKEPCEVDLYTDSVYVRDGISGWIEGWKRNGWKTAAKKPVKNAELWQALDEARKPHKVNWHWIKGHAGHPENERADELARAGMEPFKYGGRKSLKVQ, encoded by the coding sequence GTGAAGCGGATCGAGGCTTTTACGGATGGTGCCTGTTCGGGCAATCCCGGCCCCGGCGGATGGGGCGCAATCCTGCGCTGGAACGGCAATGTCAAGGAACTGAAGGGCGGCGAAGCCGACACGACCAACAACCGCATGGAGTTGATGGCAGCCATCTCGGCGCTTTCGGCCCTGAAAGAACCGTGCGAAGTCGATCTCTATACGGACTCCGTCTATGTGCGCGACGGCATTTCCGGCTGGATCGAGGGTTGGAAGCGCAATGGTTGGAAGACCGCCGCCAAGAAGCCGGTCAAGAATGCCGAATTATGGCAGGCGCTCGATGAAGCGCGAAAGCCGCACAAGGTCAACTGGCATTGGATCAAGGGCCACGCCGGGCATCCGGAAAATGAACGCGCTGACGAGCTGGCCCGGGCCGGCATGGAGCCATTCAAATATGGCGGACGTAAATCGCTGAAAGTGCAGTGA
- a CDS encoding S41 family peptidase — protein MTAFRHALIVFAFLANMSPAFAADVPDDISIRRETIDTICSILRTEFFDPEMAGLDWDKMCQEAHVKVGIVKDDEQFRAIAASLPAALKTSHTAYYAPKDPDFAILYSVYGKLERFKEVTARHGGLPLLRGAGIFAKKVDGRVFIDNILDGSPAEKAGLKEGDELVEPSQAVFAARWPDDKTEAEAKTAIVHFRRTPGGPIESRTVDLLSGDALQMLSTATEKSVRIIERGGVKIGYLRGWTMLTRAETGGPAEVLRSALNGEFADVSAVVFDARGRIGGGGIDILETYFGPRVVMSSKGQKNEQWLDHPVMPAGKPLIIIIDQHTRSAAEVMSYVAKRDKLALLVGSRTAGAVAGGSLFPLPDGGGLYVAVQALRTDGHVLEGQGVVPDVIVEGSLPYAGGADPQLDRALEEAEKKARER, from the coding sequence ATGACTGCATTTCGCCATGCATTAATTGTATTTGCATTCCTTGCAAATATGTCCCCTGCATTTGCCGCAGACGTTCCTGACGATATCTCAATACGGCGTGAGACCATCGACACCATATGTTCGATCCTGCGGACCGAGTTTTTCGATCCAGAAATGGCTGGACTCGACTGGGACAAGATGTGTCAAGAAGCCCATGTCAAAGTAGGAATTGTCAAAGACGACGAACAATTTCGGGCGATAGCAGCGAGCCTTCCGGCAGCGTTAAAAACGTCTCACACCGCCTATTATGCACCGAAAGACCCGGATTTCGCTATCCTCTATTCGGTGTATGGCAAGCTTGAACGTTTCAAAGAGGTCACTGCACGGCACGGCGGGCTTCCGCTCCTGCGCGGAGCAGGCATTTTTGCAAAGAAGGTGGATGGTCGCGTATTCATCGACAATATTCTTGACGGAAGCCCGGCAGAAAAAGCAGGTCTCAAGGAGGGCGACGAACTTGTAGAGCCGAGCCAGGCAGTATTTGCCGCCCGCTGGCCAGACGACAAAACAGAAGCTGAAGCCAAGACTGCAATCGTACACTTTCGCCGGACGCCTGGCGGGCCTATCGAAAGCCGGACAGTAGATCTGCTCAGCGGTGACGCCCTGCAGATGTTGAGCACTGCCACGGAAAAGAGTGTGCGGATCATTGAACGCGGCGGCGTCAAGATCGGCTATTTACGTGGCTGGACCATGCTCACCCGCGCGGAAACCGGCGGTCCGGCGGAAGTCTTGAGGTCCGCTTTGAATGGTGAATTCGCGGATGTCAGCGCAGTGGTTTTCGATGCGCGAGGGCGCATTGGCGGTGGCGGGATCGATATTCTCGAAACCTATTTCGGGCCGCGCGTTGTCATGAGTTCCAAAGGGCAAAAGAATGAGCAGTGGCTCGATCATCCAGTCATGCCGGCGGGTAAGCCGCTTATCATTATTATTGACCAGCATACACGCAGCGCAGCCGAAGTCATGTCTTATGTCGCCAAACGCGATAAACTGGCATTGCTTGTGGGCAGCCGGACAGCGGGGGCTGTGGCTGGCGGATCGCTCTTTCCGCTCCCGGATGGGGGCGGTCTCTACGTGGCGGTCCAGGCACTCCGTACGGATGGGCATGTTTTGGAAGGGCAAGGCGTAGTGCCGGATGTCATCGTTGAGGGTTCCTTACCCTACGCCGGCGGAGCCGACCCACAGTTGGATCGTGCCCTTGAGGAAGCAGAGAAAAAAGCCAGAGAACGATGA
- a CDS encoding peroxiredoxin, whose protein sequence is MTIKVGDKLPAATFKVKTADGVKEMTTDEVFKGKKVVLFAVPGAFTPTCSLNHLPGYLDNRDAILAKGVDQIAVVAVNDAFVMGAWAQSTGGEGKILYLADGSATFTKAAGLELDATAGGLGIRSKRYSAIVEDGVVKALNIEEQAGQAVTSAASAILEQL, encoded by the coding sequence ATGACTATCAAAGTTGGCGACAAGCTGCCCGCAGCGACTTTCAAGGTAAAGACCGCAGACGGCGTCAAGGAAATGACGACCGATGAAGTCTTCAAGGGCAAAAAAGTCGTTCTCTTTGCGGTACCGGGCGCCTTTACGCCGACGTGCAGCCTCAACCATCTGCCGGGCTATCTCGATAACCGCGACGCAATCCTCGCCAAGGGCGTGGATCAGATCGCCGTTGTTGCGGTGAACGATGCCTTCGTCATGGGCGCATGGGCGCAGAGCACGGGTGGCGAAGGCAAGATACTCTATCTGGCTGATGGTTCTGCCACCTTTACGAAGGCTGCGGGACTTGAGCTCGACGCGACCGCTGGCGGCCTCGGCATTCGCTCCAAGCGCTATTCGGCAATCGTGGAAGATGGTGTGGTCAAAGCCCTCAACATCGAGGAACAGGCTGGACAGGCCGTGACGTCGGCTGCGTCAGCCATTCTCGAACAGCTTTAG
- a CDS encoding protein-disulfide reductase DsbD domain-containing protein, protein MHTRTFTFAPLLLALLTLPALASTSEWTETPGGRVRVIIEDKTPDNAARGERRGALQIELQPGWKTYWRNPGDAGVPPQINIDGNAKAQIDFPAPVRFEGDDAGGIGYKQPVSLPIVFNLTSADKRLKGHVFLGVCEKICVPVQATFDFPLDSDQQESSPQAIAARTIIETAFDRLPTPASSAFGISGVKRDGENAVFDLAVPDPTAPSELFVASDTVRLSDTIAVEKGRFTAKVQGKADNAIIDYTLVQNGKAVSGQVTLD, encoded by the coding sequence ATGCACACCCGAACTTTTACCTTCGCCCCACTTTTGCTGGCCTTACTGACATTGCCAGCACTGGCCTCGACCTCCGAGTGGACCGAGACGCCCGGCGGGCGCGTTCGTGTCATTATCGAAGACAAGACCCCTGATAATGCGGCCCGCGGGGAACGGCGCGGTGCCTTGCAGATCGAGTTGCAGCCCGGCTGGAAAACCTACTGGCGCAATCCCGGCGATGCGGGCGTTCCACCCCAGATTAACATCGACGGAAACGCAAAAGCGCAGATCGACTTCCCTGCGCCGGTCCGGTTTGAGGGAGACGATGCAGGTGGCATCGGATATAAACAGCCTGTTTCGCTGCCGATAGTCTTTAACCTGACATCGGCCGACAAGCGGCTGAAGGGCCATGTTTTTCTCGGAGTGTGCGAGAAAATCTGCGTCCCGGTGCAGGCCACCTTCGACTTTCCCCTTGATAGTGATCAACAAGAGTCCTCGCCCCAGGCGATAGCTGCCCGCACGATCATCGAAACCGCATTCGACCGGCTCCCGACCCCGGCGAGCTCGGCATTCGGCATAAGCGGCGTGAAGCGCGACGGCGAGAACGCCGTCTTCGATCTGGCCGTTCCAGATCCCACCGCTCCATCGGAGCTGTTCGTTGCCAGCGACACGGTCAGGCTTTCCGATACCATCGCGGTCGAAAAGGGCCGCTTTACCGCAAAGGTGCAGGGCAAGGCGGACAATGCCATCATCGACTATACCCTTGTGCAGAATGGTAAGGCCGTTTCTGGACAGGTGACACTGGATTAG